A single window of Neosynechococcus sphagnicola sy1 DNA harbors:
- a CDS encoding adenylate/guanylate cyclase domain-containing protein, translating to MANIHSLPDQRSVEIDPSETILEALLNADIPHTHVCGGHAYCSTCRVMILKGIENCSPTTTAERTLARKLEFPFHIRLACQTRVTGDVSIRRMVIDNEDIDIVDAQLSTGSIGTQKTVAVLFASIRGATNFDEVNFPYDMIYILSRYFHSMNQVVNRYGGVINNYMGIWCLAIFGLEDTDQPVQRAVWSGLEMLRAIRELNDYLKQLSYQPLQLTLGVHYGPAVIVPVDPSRPSLITAAGNAVNLVSRIEAANREVGSQLLVSEAAYAQIQAEAAVNRHQTIAISGSRSGLQVYEVVGMKGEPPVKLEKADPSMPLTKRVMSFMQKFAGSWGKNK from the coding sequence ATGGCAAACATTCACAGCCTTCCCGATCAGCGCTCTGTGGAGATTGATCCCTCGGAAACCATTCTCGAGGCGCTCTTAAACGCTGATATCCCCCACACTCATGTCTGTGGCGGCCATGCCTACTGTTCCACCTGTCGGGTAATGATTCTCAAAGGGATTGAAAATTGCAGTCCCACAACTACAGCGGAACGCACCCTGGCTCGCAAGCTCGAGTTTCCTTTCCACATCCGCTTGGCCTGTCAGACCAGGGTGACGGGGGATGTCTCCATCCGCCGCATGGTGATCGACAACGAGGACATTGATATTGTTGATGCTCAACTTTCTACAGGGTCAATCGGCACTCAGAAAACTGTTGCCGTCTTGTTTGCCTCGATTCGCGGTGCCACAAACTTTGACGAGGTGAATTTTCCCTACGACATGATCTATATTCTCAGTCGTTATTTCCACAGCATGAACCAGGTGGTCAATCGCTATGGTGGGGTGATCAACAACTACATGGGCATCTGGTGTTTGGCTATCTTTGGGCTGGAGGACACGGATCAACCTGTCCAACGGGCAGTCTGGTCTGGGTTAGAGATGCTACGGGCGATCCGCGAGTTGAACGACTATCTGAAGCAACTGTCCTATCAGCCGCTGCAACTGACCCTGGGGGTTCACTACGGGCCTGCGGTGATCGTCCCTGTGGACCCAAGTCGGCCTTCTCTGATTACGGCGGCGGGAAATGCGGTAAACCTGGTCAGTCGGATTGAAGCGGCGAATCGGGAAGTGGGCAGTCAGCTACTGGTGTCGGAAGCGGCCTATGCCCAAATTCAGGCTGAGGCAGCGGTGAATCGGCATCAGACGATCGCTATTTCCGGTAGTCGATCTGGTTTACAGGTGTATGAGGTGGTAGGCATGAAGGGAGAACCGCCCGTGAAGCTGGAAAAGGCTGACCCTTCTATGCCCCTGACGAAGCGAGTCATGTCTTTTATGCAGAAATTTGCAGGTTCCTGGGGGAAAAATAAGTAG
- the budA gene encoding acetolactate decarboxylase yields MNSSLHHRLSPSLQVALAKRQRETGQSIEEIVEAALGQYLEVDEETIFQTSTISALVEGVNKGDLTVGELVTHGNFGLGTFDDLDGEMVLLDGEVLQLKSDGQAYAVAESAKTPFATVTFWEADRTVVLNQPLDYSQLQAYLDTLLPSDNIFYAIKVEGSFEFVKTRSVARQVEQTRLIDATAQQPVFEFHQVQGTLVGFWTPTYMQTVNVPGYHFHFLTQDRRQGGHLLDCRIGQVTIGIDDTPQMRMALPNTSDFLAADLSKDTREELHQSEK; encoded by the coding sequence ATGAACTCTTCTCTGCACCACAGGCTATCCCCGTCGTTACAAGTAGCGCTGGCGAAACGGCAGCGAGAGACGGGGCAGTCCATAGAGGAGATTGTTGAAGCAGCTCTGGGTCAGTATCTAGAGGTGGATGAGGAGACGATTTTTCAGACCTCCACCATTAGTGCTTTGGTCGAGGGGGTCAATAAAGGGGACTTGACCGTCGGCGAATTGGTCACCCATGGAAATTTTGGCCTCGGAACCTTTGATGATTTAGATGGGGAAATGGTGTTGCTGGATGGTGAAGTGCTGCAATTAAAATCCGATGGTCAGGCCTATGCCGTGGCTGAGTCGGCCAAGACACCTTTTGCCACCGTCACCTTCTGGGAAGCCGATCGCACCGTCGTCCTGAACCAGCCCTTAGACTACTCGCAACTACAAGCTTACCTAGATACCCTGCTGCCCTCCGATAATATTTTCTATGCCATTAAAGTTGAGGGCAGCTTTGAGTTCGTCAAAACCCGTAGCGTTGCTCGACAGGTCGAACAAACCCGGTTGATTGACGCCACGGCTCAACAGCCCGTGTTTGAGTTTCACCAGGTTCAGGGAACCTTGGTGGGCTTCTGGACACCTACTTATATGCAAACGGTGAATGTCCCTGGCTATCATTTCCACTTTCTCACCCAGGATCGTCGCCAGGGAGGGCATCTCTTAGACTGCCGCATTGGCCAGGTCACGATTGGCATTGATGACACCCCCCAAATGCGGATGGCTCTGCCCAACACTAGCGACTTTTTGGCGGCAGACCTTTCTAAGGATACCCGAGAGGAATTACATCAGTCTGAAAAATGA
- the sds gene encoding solanesyl diphosphate synthase has product MTSVTSLFASVEADLELMTENLKNLVSARHPILFAAAEYLFGAGGKRLRPAIVLLAARATMPHQALSSYHRRLAEITEMIHTASLVHDDVLDESEVRRGVPTVHSRFNTRVAVLAGDFLFAQSSWYLANLDNLEVVKLLSRVIMDLAEGEIQQGLNRFDTSLSMDAYLEKSYCKTASLIANSSKSAGLLSRVSSQLAEDLYHYGRHLGLAFQIVDDILDFTASDEVLGKPAGSDLKSGNLTAPVLLALEEKPYLEKLIEREFAQTGDLEEAIALILESRGISRSRELAAQHSKAAIECLSNLPASEARQALIDIADYVLSRMY; this is encoded by the coding sequence ATGACCTCAGTTACCTCCCTCTTTGCCTCTGTTGAAGCAGACCTCGAGCTGATGACAGAGAATCTTAAGAATCTGGTCAGTGCGCGTCACCCGATTCTCTTTGCTGCTGCCGAATATTTGTTTGGAGCGGGAGGAAAGCGGTTAAGACCAGCAATTGTGCTACTGGCTGCTCGGGCAACGATGCCGCATCAAGCGTTGAGCTCCTATCATCGCCGCCTAGCTGAGATTACCGAAATGATCCACACCGCCAGTCTCGTGCATGATGATGTTCTGGACGAATCAGAGGTCAGACGGGGGGTACCCACTGTTCACAGTCGCTTTAATACACGGGTGGCAGTGCTGGCAGGGGATTTTCTATTTGCCCAGTCTTCTTGGTACCTGGCAAACCTGGATAACTTAGAAGTTGTGAAGTTGCTCTCCCGCGTGATTATGGATCTAGCCGAAGGTGAGATCCAACAAGGGCTTAACCGCTTTGATACCAGTTTGTCAATGGACGCTTACTTAGAAAAGAGTTATTGTAAAACCGCCTCTCTGATTGCCAACAGCTCTAAGTCAGCAGGACTCCTGAGTCGAGTTTCCAGCCAACTTGCCGAGGATCTCTACCACTACGGGCGGCATTTGGGCTTAGCCTTTCAGATCGTCGATGACATCTTAGACTTCACTGCTTCCGATGAAGTGTTGGGGAAGCCAGCTGGGTCTGATTTAAAAAGTGGCAATCTTACCGCCCCAGTGCTCTTGGCACTGGAAGAAAAGCCCTACCTCGAAAAATTGATTGAGCGTGAGTTTGCCCAAACCGGGGATCTAGAGGAGGCGATCGCCCTCATACTAGAAAGCAGGGGAATCAGTCGTTCTCGGGAACTTGCAGCCCAGCACAGCAAGGCCGCCATTGAATGTTTAAGTAATTTACCCGCTTCTGAAGCTCGTCAAGCCCTGATCGATATTGCGGACTATGTCTTAAGCCGGATGTATTAA
- the murI gene encoding glutamate racemase — MNCFTSASGPFSPLTQSLNTLISDLEQPVTDRIGLFDSGVGGLTVLRELYRQLPRESVLYFGDTARLPYGNRSASEILQFVREILDWMQQQHVKMVLMACNTSSALALESVRSEYNFPILGLILPGAKAAVQRGQRIGVIATPATVASEAYPQAIQEIDPGRSVWQVGCPEFVPLVEQNLIHTPRAYEVARSYLTPLMEQQIDTLIYGCTHYPHLEPILRTILPRQVKFIDPAVHLVAAAARELELLGLRNNRAAFPTRFYVSGCPQQFAHLSTQWLGCTPVVEGVSLRELALQTAVAESID; from the coding sequence ATGAATTGTTTTACTAGCGCCTCCGGCCCATTTTCCCCTCTCACTCAGTCCCTGAATACCCTTATTTCCGACCTTGAGCAACCCGTCACAGATCGGATTGGTTTGTTTGACAGCGGTGTTGGGGGACTTACCGTGCTGCGAGAGTTGTATCGCCAACTGCCTAGAGAGTCTGTGCTTTATTTTGGGGATACGGCACGGTTACCCTATGGCAATCGATCCGCGAGTGAGATTCTCCAATTTGTGCGCGAGATCCTGGACTGGATGCAGCAGCAGCACGTCAAGATGGTGCTGATGGCCTGTAATACCAGCTCAGCCCTGGCTCTAGAGTCCGTGCGCTCCGAGTACAATTTTCCCATTCTCGGATTGATCTTGCCAGGGGCGAAAGCAGCGGTGCAGCGAGGGCAGCGCATTGGGGTGATTGCGACTCCGGCCACGGTTGCGAGTGAAGCTTACCCTCAGGCGATTCAAGAAATTGATCCAGGGAGATCAGTTTGGCAGGTAGGCTGTCCCGAGTTTGTCCCCCTGGTGGAACAAAATCTAATTCACACTCCCCGTGCCTATGAAGTCGCGAGATCCTATTTAACTCCCTTAATGGAGCAGCAGATTGACACCTTAATCTATGGCTGTACCCACTATCCGCATCTAGAACCGATCCTCAGAACCATTCTGCCCCGTCAGGTAAAGTTTATTGATCCTGCCGTCCACTTAGTAGCAGCGGCGGCTCGGGAATTAGAACTACTGGGGCTGCGGAATAATCGGGCAGCGTTTCCGACCCGATTTTATGTCAGTGGTTGCCCCCAACAATTTGCCCATCTGTCAACCCAATGGCTGGGCTGCACCCCAGTTGTTGAAGGGGTATCTCTGCGTGAACTTGCCTTGCAGACAGCAGTTGCTGAGTCCATAGACTAA
- a CDS encoding N-acetylmuramoyl-L-alanine amidase family protein gives MTPDGFFVRVSGANPQVQTQRSRDRRQITYTFTNAILANRVPRRDLIVNRFGVSRVQVTDSQAVPPSVQITLFVERKAPNWEARISTFGSNALGGVALVPVDTPQRTALNPPYLPTPNRPPDPPPLIPPPSYGNPDLATIQAIDLGNNDSQLLIQASRSVVYTSGWDRSAGAYRINLPARLAAGIRTPRTGAGSPILRLQLRQEDSRTVTILVYPAAGIQIGDINQPNPQLVALELTRTQSVQVPPPLTRPLTVPPPVNSYPPPNTSYPPISQPRPPKGRLVVVIDPGHGGPDVGAVGIGGIWEKNIVLDVSRQVADLLERQGIQAVLTRPDDRDLDLEPRVQIARQVNATIFVSIHANSINLSRPDISGIETYYYATGARLAQVLHRNILQGTGAKDRGVRTARFYVIRRTTMPSVLLEIGFVTGQEDASRLSTAAYRSQMAAAIARGILEYLQSP, from the coding sequence GTGACCCCGGATGGTTTTTTTGTCCGTGTCAGTGGGGCAAATCCCCAGGTACAAACCCAACGCAGTCGCGATCGCCGCCAGATTACCTATACCTTTACCAATGCAATCTTGGCGAATCGGGTACCCCGCCGAGATCTGATTGTCAATCGCTTTGGGGTGAGTCGGGTACAGGTTACAGACTCTCAAGCAGTGCCTCCCTCAGTACAAATCACCCTCTTTGTGGAACGTAAGGCTCCGAACTGGGAGGCGCGGATTAGCACCTTTGGCAGCAATGCCCTTGGGGGAGTGGCCTTGGTTCCTGTCGACACCCCCCAACGGACGGCTCTGAATCCACCCTACTTGCCGACGCCCAATCGACCGCCAGATCCACCTCCCCTGATTCCACCACCGAGCTATGGCAATCCTGACTTGGCAACCATTCAGGCAATTGATCTCGGGAACAATGACAGCCAACTGCTGATTCAGGCAAGTCGGTCTGTCGTCTATACCAGTGGCTGGGATCGTTCAGCCGGTGCCTATCGAATCAATCTGCCTGCACGCTTGGCTGCTGGGATTAGAACCCCCAGAACTGGGGCAGGTAGTCCAATTCTGCGGCTGCAACTACGGCAAGAAGATTCCCGCACGGTTACAATTCTGGTATACCCAGCGGCGGGGATTCAAATCGGTGACATTAACCAACCCAACCCGCAGCTAGTCGCCCTGGAATTGACCCGTACCCAGAGTGTTCAAGTCCCTCCTCCCCTGACCCGACCACTGACGGTACCACCGCCGGTTAATAGCTATCCCCCACCCAATACAAGCTATCCCCCCATCTCCCAGCCTCGGCCTCCGAAAGGCCGTTTGGTTGTGGTGATCGATCCCGGCCATGGCGGCCCAGATGTCGGGGCTGTTGGCATTGGAGGAATCTGGGAGAAAAATATTGTTCTAGATGTGAGTCGCCAGGTTGCAGACCTCCTAGAGCGACAGGGAATTCAAGCGGTGTTAACCCGCCCCGATGACCGCGATCTCGATCTGGAACCCCGGGTACAGATTGCCCGCCAGGTGAATGCAACGATTTTTGTCAGTATCCATGCCAACTCGATCAACCTCAGCCGACCCGATATTAGTGGCATTGAAACTTACTATTACGCCACCGGGGCACGGCTGGCGCAGGTGTTACACCGCAATATCTTGCAGGGCACCGGTGCCAAAGACCGAGGAGTCCGTACCGCTCGATTTTATGTAATCAGGCGTACAACCATGCCATCGGTTTTATTAGAAATTGGCTTTGTGACGGGGCAGGAAGATGCATCTAGACTCTCAACAGCCGCCTATCGATCGCAAATGGCAGCCGCGATCGCCCGTGGCATTCTAGAATACCTGCAAAGTCCTTAA
- a CDS encoding AMIN domain-containing protein produces the protein MKVRWSIPGFLGCCLLSTLPPLLAPPLATAGEATVSTMSRGSAALQIAQLQSSGRLTSWQFDPRQNRLEFRTTGGVQPRAQLITDPTRLVIDLPGISLGRPGVTQALNDPFRALRVGQFDRLTTRIVIELAPGYTLDSQQIRFRGLNPTQWTVQLPRPQFGNADNAVQPLGSSPPLGVSQLPRGMTPLLRFRIFG, from the coding sequence GTGAAAGTTCGCTGGTCAATACCAGGTTTTCTGGGTTGCTGTCTGCTGTCAACGCTGCCCCCCCTACTTGCACCTCCCCTGGCAACGGCTGGGGAAGCAACAGTTTCAACGATGTCGAGGGGATCGGCAGCGCTACAGATAGCACAACTGCAATCTTCGGGGCGGCTAACCTCCTGGCAGTTTGACCCCAGACAGAACCGCCTAGAATTTCGCACAACGGGTGGGGTGCAACCCCGGGCGCAGTTAATCACTGATCCCACACGATTGGTGATTGACTTACCGGGCATCTCTTTGGGACGCCCTGGGGTCACCCAAGCCTTAAACGATCCATTCCGCGCCTTGCGGGTGGGTCAGTTTGACCGACTGACCACCCGAATTGTGATTGAGTTAGCACCAGGGTATACCCTCGATTCCCAACAGATTCGTTTTCGGGGACTCAACCCCACTCAGTGGACAGTTCAGCTCCCTCGACCTCAGTTTGGCAATGCAGACAATGCAGTGCAGCCCCTTGGTTCTAGCCCCCCCCTTGGAGTCAGCCAGCTGCCCCGAGGAATGACTCCATTACTGAGATTCAGAATATTCGGGTGA
- a CDS encoding cation:proton antiporter: protein MAWVPGFPALSPLIPLLATAPPADGPLVLAGVLVSLVVIYLASKLGGELCYRINLPPVLGELLGGVVVGVSALHLLVFPEGGGESSNSLIMAFLQATTPLEPNAVPPTFEAVSEVMTVLAEVGVIILLFEIGLESDLTELLKVGPQAATVAVVGVAVPFVAGTTGLMLLFGVAAVPAIFAGAALTATSIGITAKVLAEIQRLTSREGQIIIGAAVLDDVLGIVVLAVVASLAKTGEVAVSNVIYLIVSAAVFLIGSILLGRFLSPYFVALVNGLKTRGHLLISALIFAFLLSYVGAAIQLEAILGAFAAGLILAETEKRGELEKQIRPIADMLVPIFFVVVGARTDLGVLNPSVPSNREGLVMAAFLITVAIVGKVVTGLAVFGQPQINRLAIGVGMIPRGEVGLVFVSVGAATGVLYPPLRGGNCDDGDSDNIFGSPHCCG from the coding sequence ATGGCTTGGGTTCCTGGCTTTCCTGCCCTCTCTCCCCTGATTCCCCTGCTGGCAACTGCCCCCCCAGCGGATGGCCCCCTGGTGCTAGCAGGTGTATTAGTGAGTCTGGTGGTCATTTACCTCGCCAGTAAGCTGGGGGGCGAACTGTGTTACCGGATCAACCTGCCGCCGGTTCTGGGCGAACTCTTGGGTGGGGTTGTAGTGGGTGTTTCAGCATTGCACTTGCTAGTGTTCCCCGAAGGGGGTGGCGAGAGTAGCAATTCCCTCATCATGGCCTTCCTTCAGGCAACAACGCCCTTAGAACCCAACGCCGTCCCCCCCACCTTTGAGGCTGTAAGTGAGGTGATGACAGTATTGGCAGAGGTAGGGGTGATTATTCTGCTGTTTGAGATTGGCCTGGAATCAGACCTCACCGAACTCCTGAAGGTTGGCCCTCAAGCTGCAACAGTGGCGGTGGTGGGAGTAGCCGTTCCCTTCGTTGCTGGGACGACAGGGCTGATGCTGTTGTTTGGGGTGGCGGCGGTACCGGCAATTTTTGCCGGGGCTGCCCTGACTGCCACAAGTATTGGCATTACGGCCAAGGTACTAGCAGAAATTCAGCGCCTTACCTCCCGAGAGGGGCAAATTATCATTGGTGCCGCAGTCTTGGACGATGTCCTGGGGATTGTGGTACTAGCGGTCGTCGCCAGTTTAGCCAAAACCGGTGAAGTTGCGGTTAGTAATGTTATTTACCTGATCGTTAGTGCCGCTGTGTTTCTGATTGGCTCAATTTTACTGGGACGTTTCTTAAGTCCCTACTTTGTCGCCTTGGTCAATGGGCTTAAAACGCGGGGGCACCTCCTGATCTCAGCGCTGATTTTTGCCTTTCTCCTGTCCTATGTCGGTGCCGCCATCCAACTGGAAGCAATTTTGGGAGCATTTGCCGCTGGGCTGATTTTGGCAGAAACCGAGAAGCGGGGGGAATTGGAGAAGCAAATCCGCCCCATTGCTGACATGCTCGTGCCGATTTTCTTTGTGGTAGTGGGTGCCAGAACCGACTTGGGTGTGCTCAACCCTAGCGTCCCCAGTAATCGAGAGGGGTTGGTGATGGCTGCGTTTCTGATTACCGTCGCGATTGTGGGTAAAGTGGTGACGGGCTTGGCCGTATTTGGGCAACCCCAGATTAACCGTCTGGCCATTGGCGTCGGCATGATTCCTCGGGGGGAGGTGGGTCTGGTATTCGTCAGTGTTGGGGCGGCAACGGGGGTGCTGTACCCCCCCCTTAGAGGCGGCAATTGTGATGATGGTGATTCTGACAACATTTTTGGCTCCCCCCACTGCTGCGGTTAG